The nucleotide window GGTGCGCAGGTCCACCTGCTGGGCCGAGTGGACCTGGGCGCCGATCCGGTCCCGGCTGTCGATCACCGCCTGGGTGACCCGCTGCACCAGGCCGGCGTCGATCCGGTCGGTGGTCACCAGCAGGTTGGCCACCGCGATGGTGGGGGTGGGCCCGTTGTCCCGCATCGCCGGGTAGGCGTCCGGCGGCATCACGGCGGCCCGGTAGTAGCCGATGGGGCCGCCGAGTTGGTGCAGCAGCGGGGTCACCATATTGCCCAGCGGCACCAGCCGGACCGGGAAGACCCGCGCCAGGTCCTGCACCGCGGCCGTGGGCAGCCCGCCCGACCAGAAGAAGGCGTCCAGCTTCCCGGTACGCAGCAGGTCGGGCGCGGTGTTGACGCCGGCCGGCACCGCGGTGATGTCCTGGTCCGGATCGAGCCCGGCGGCCCGCAGCAGCCGCCGCGCGATCAGGTTCACCCCCGACCCCGGCTGCCCCACCCCGACCCGCAGCCCGCGCAGCCCGTGCATGTCCCGCACCGCCGACCGGTCCGGCACCACCAGCTGGATGTAGTCGTCGTACAGCCGCGCCACCGCCCGCAGCCGGGAGCGGCCCGGACCGGTGTACGCGGCCACCGCGTCGGCCGCCGCGAAGGTGAAGTCGGCCCGCCCGGAGGCCACGTACTGGAGGTTCTGCACCGAGCCCTCGGACGGCAGGGCGTGCACCGCCACCCCTGGAAGCTCGTGTTCCAGATCGGGCACCAGCAGCGTCCCGTACTTCTGGTAGACGCCGGTGGGCACCCCGGTGGCCAGGG belongs to Streptantibioticus cattleyicolor NRRL 8057 = DSM 46488 and includes:
- a CDS encoding TAXI family TRAP transporter solute-binding subunit; translated protein: MTKLPRPGGTGVRRLLRLVPVVAVVAGLLVWWLVPGRGTPYPHRPITLATGVPTGVYQKYGTLLVPDLEHELPGVAVHALPSEGSVQNLQYVASGRADFTFAAADAVAAYTGPGRSRLRAVARLYDDYIQLVVPDRSAVRDMHGLRGLRVGVGQPGSGVNLIARRLLRAAGLDPDQDITAVPAGVNTAPDLLRTGKLDAFFWSGGLPTAAVQDLARVFPVRLVPLGNMVTPLLHQLGGPIGYYRAAVMPPDAYPAMRDNGPTPTIAVANLLVTTDRIDAGLVQRVTQAVIDSRDRIGAQVHSAQQVDLRTAVFTDPLPLHAGARRYYLSVKP